Proteins found in one Mustela lutreola isolate mMusLut2 chromosome 10, mMusLut2.pri, whole genome shotgun sequence genomic segment:
- the CTNNBIP1 gene encoding beta-catenin-interacting protein 1 — protein sequence MNREGAPGKSPEETYIQQKVRVLLMLRKMGSNLTASEEEFLRTYAGVVNSQLSQLPQHSIDQGAEDVVMAFSRSETEDRRQ from the exons ATGAACCGCGAGGGGGCGCCCGGGAAGAGCCCGGAGGAGACGTACATTCAGCAGAAGGTTCGAGTGCTGCTCATGCTGAGGAAGATGGGATCGAAT CTGACGGCCAGCGAGGAAGAGTTCCTGCGCACCTACGCGGGGGTGGTGAACAGCCAGCTCAGCCAGCTGCCCCAGCACTCCATCGACCAGG GTGCCGAGGATGTGGTGATGGCGTTTTCCAGGTCGGAGACGGAGGACCGGAGGCAATAG